Proteins encoded in a region of the Novibacillus thermophilus genome:
- a CDS encoding M28 family peptidase — protein sequence MHKKRVWKRTVPLLVVLSLLLTLSPLTGLAAQTTPEEPPTTGFEDRNGESPTTHEEELAFLEELATKSERVTYSQIGSSVEGRPIHLVRVGYPEPPSDEEIAAGRNILIMGTPHGNEPAGREMTLKLMRDLAFTEEPELLDFLNEATVLFVPTPNPDGREANTRGNAWGVDNNRDHLNLETPEMQAIAGVLNQFHPDITVDAHERPRATGNPDIEVLWPRNLNVDEELRALNIELVQDYMRPDIEAAGFSTGLYGTPGGAGGGDERILRNMAGLRHGLGILTETAGQQALTDRVDAQMEAAQSILRFYVERFDDVGEVVTESPQRKAAEGADPSVPFYLDGADNWEPTNVLAPKPCGYLLTSSQAEAISRHMELFSIETERIGEDVISVGMNQPMMTVVPFLVDERAAYNEVEGLPLSDCSRTAESMKALVEYFEDEGEISSPEAARLLKTHLTAVSVYEGKEQAEKVVKHLESLKQLLSHQEEIGHLSDRASHILVNYADHLLEEWAVDFDAQRAVDHIRHLSVEIGPRVAGTDEEKQAAEYIKNEFERHGYEVSTQEFEIRDDQTSQNVIAVKKPENIENPEIVYVTAHYDSVPDSPGANDNGSGTATLLELAKIMKHLPVNKEVRFVAFGAEEIGLVGSRYYVSQLSQEEMDRSVGNFNMDMVGTNWEPATQLYVNVVDGEPNLVWQSARAAADRLGNDTLFLYQRGASDHVAFHEVGIDAANFIWREPGTASLEPWYHTAQDTIDRISPEKIQMVGELINSAVSDLIRE from the coding sequence ATGCATAAGAAGCGTGTTTGGAAACGGACAGTCCCTTTACTTGTGGTGTTGTCGTTGTTGCTGACGTTGAGTCCGCTGACTGGACTGGCGGCGCAGACCACTCCTGAGGAGCCGCCGACGACTGGGTTTGAGGACCGCAATGGCGAGAGTCCGACGACGCATGAAGAGGAGTTAGCATTTCTAGAAGAATTGGCGACAAAGTCAGAGCGGGTCACGTACTCCCAGATCGGGAGTTCTGTTGAAGGTCGGCCCATTCATTTGGTTCGAGTAGGTTATCCGGAACCGCCGTCGGATGAAGAGATTGCCGCTGGAAGGAATATCTTGATTATGGGTACACCGCACGGCAATGAACCGGCTGGGCGGGAGATGACGTTGAAACTGATGCGGGATTTGGCCTTCACCGAGGAACCGGAGTTGCTGGACTTTTTGAATGAAGCGACGGTTCTGTTCGTACCGACGCCGAACCCGGATGGCCGGGAAGCGAATACACGCGGAAATGCGTGGGGCGTTGACAATAACCGTGACCACCTTAATTTGGAAACACCTGAAATGCAGGCAATCGCGGGAGTGCTGAATCAGTTCCACCCGGACATCACGGTAGATGCCCATGAACGTCCCAGAGCTACTGGAAATCCGGACATCGAAGTGTTGTGGCCGCGGAACTTGAACGTGGACGAAGAGTTGCGTGCGTTAAATATTGAACTGGTACAGGATTACATGCGTCCGGACATTGAAGCAGCCGGCTTTTCGACTGGTTTGTACGGCACCCCCGGTGGAGCCGGCGGCGGCGATGAGCGGATTTTGCGCAATATGGCCGGTCTTCGGCACGGGTTAGGCATTTTGACCGAGACGGCGGGTCAACAAGCTCTGACGGACCGAGTTGACGCGCAAATGGAAGCGGCCCAATCAATTTTACGCTTTTACGTGGAGCGGTTTGACGACGTGGGGGAAGTGGTGACAGAATCCCCTCAGCGTAAGGCCGCGGAAGGCGCAGATCCGTCAGTGCCCTTCTACTTAGATGGTGCAGACAACTGGGAGCCGACAAACGTGCTGGCCCCAAAACCGTGTGGGTATCTCCTCACCTCGTCCCAAGCCGAAGCGATCAGTCGGCATATGGAATTATTCTCGATAGAGACTGAGAGAATAGGCGAGGATGTTATATCCGTCGGCATGAACCAGCCGATGATGACCGTCGTGCCCTTTTTGGTGGACGAACGGGCCGCATACAACGAAGTCGAGGGCTTGCCGCTGTCTGACTGTTCACGTACAGCTGAGAGTATGAAAGCACTCGTCGAGTATTTCGAAGATGAGGGCGAAATCTCGAGTCCCGAAGCCGCTCGCCTGTTAAAGACGCATTTGACCGCTGTCAGCGTTTATGAAGGTAAAGAGCAAGCGGAAAAAGTCGTCAAGCATCTGGAGAGCTTGAAACAGCTGCTCAGCCATCAGGAGGAAATTGGACACCTTTCCGACAGGGCATCTCACATCCTCGTGAATTATGCTGATCACTTGCTTGAAGAGTGGGCCGTCGATTTTGACGCCCAACGGGCAGTGGATCACATTCGTCATTTAAGTGTAGAAATAGGGCCGCGAGTAGCTGGGACTGATGAAGAAAAACAGGCTGCCGAGTATATAAAAAATGAGTTTGAACGTCACGGATATGAAGTGTCTACCCAGGAGTTCGAGATTCGTGACGACCAAACCTCCCAAAACGTCATTGCCGTCAAAAAGCCCGAGAACATTGAAAACCCAGAAATTGTGTATGTCACTGCCCACTATGACAGCGTTCCGGACTCTCCTGGAGCAAACGACAACGGGTCGGGAACTGCTACTCTCCTCGAGTTAGCGAAAATTATGAAACACCTTCCTGTCAATAAAGAAGTGAGATTTGTTGCTTTTGGCGCAGAAGAGATCGGGTTGGTCGGTTCGAGATACTATGTCAGTCAACTGTCTCAAGAAGAAATGGATAGAAGCGTCGGCAACTTTAACATGGATATGGTTGGAACGAATTGGGAGCCGGCGACTCAACTCTACGTCAATGTCGTTGACGGAGAACCGAACCTCGTGTGGCAATCCGCACGAGCAGCCGCCGATAGACTCGGCAACGACACCCTTTTCCTCTACCAGAGGGGGGCTTCCGATCACGTGGCGTTTCACGAAGTGGGCATAGACGCGGCGAACTTTATCTGGAGAGAACCTGGAACGGCCAGCTTAGAACCGTGGTACCATACAGCTCAAGACACGATAGACCGAATTAGTCCTGAGAAAATTCAGATGGTTGGAGAGCTGATCAACTCCGCGGTATCTGACCTCATCCGTGAGTAA
- a CDS encoding TAXI family TRAP transporter solute-binding subunit, whose protein sequence is MEKKGEFYLKYVKITGLLFIIFALALVGCGSSQDDSGADSNEGAEETDAGSEDVVEGDTPDFLSMLTGGTSGTYYPLGGEMASIITQETGIQTDAVSSNASADNIMAVHNGEAELAFTQTDVMANAAEGVNAFDEPIEDVLAIGSLYPETIQIVTTADSGINSVEDLAGKTVSVGAPGSGTYINAEQILEVHGMTMDDIDAQNLDFGESTGGIQDGNIDAAFITAGTPTGAVEGLTATTDISIVPVAADKAEALIEKYPYYATDVVSAGTYGLEEDVETVAVLAMLAVTDSLSEDLVYDITKAIYENTENMSHAKAEFIQVETALDGIGIDLHPGAEKYFTEAGVLE, encoded by the coding sequence ATGGAGAAAAAGGGGGAGTTTTATTTGAAGTATGTAAAAATTACCGGACTTCTGTTTATCATTTTCGCTTTGGCTCTCGTTGGTTGTGGAAGTTCCCAAGATGACAGTGGTGCTGACAGCAATGAAGGGGCAGAAGAGACGGACGCGGGTAGTGAAGACGTCGTAGAAGGGGATACGCCGGACTTTTTAAGCATGTTGACGGGTGGAACGAGTGGCACGTATTATCCGCTCGGCGGTGAAATGGCTTCCATTATCACGCAAGAAACTGGGATTCAGACAGATGCCGTGTCTTCCAACGCATCAGCGGATAACATAATGGCTGTGCACAACGGTGAAGCGGAGCTGGCCTTTACACAAACAGATGTAATGGCCAATGCCGCAGAAGGAGTCAACGCATTTGACGAACCGATTGAAGATGTTTTGGCCATCGGGTCACTTTACCCGGAAACGATTCAGATTGTCACGACTGCCGATTCAGGTATTAACAGTGTGGAAGATTTGGCGGGAAAAACGGTATCTGTCGGAGCCCCCGGTTCGGGAACGTATATCAATGCGGAACAGATTTTGGAAGTTCACGGGATGACGATGGACGACATTGACGCTCAAAACCTTGACTTTGGTGAATCGACCGGCGGAATTCAGGATGGAAACATTGACGCTGCCTTTATTACGGCCGGTACGCCTACAGGTGCAGTAGAAGGTCTAACGGCGACGACGGACATTTCAATCGTTCCTGTTGCGGCTGATAAGGCAGAAGCATTGATCGAAAAGTATCCGTACTACGCAACCGATGTCGTGTCTGCTGGAACATACGGTCTGGAAGAAGACGTGGAAACTGTTGCCGTTTTAGCGATGTTAGCTGTAACGGACAGCTTGTCTGAGGATCTCGTGTACGACATAACGAAAGCCATTTACGAAAATACAGAGAACATGTCGCATGCCAAAGCGGAATTCATTCAGGTAGAAACGGCCTTAGACGGGATCGGTATTGACCTGCATCCCGGAGCAGAAAAGTATTTCACTGAAGCGGGAGTGCTCGAGTAA
- a CDS encoding DUF1850 domain-containing protein has protein sequence MIPLRVFSRKLLRLAVPIMLVALCGIVWFLPLRTALVFYKENTNRIQAFLPVEPGETFQIVFKHSIHLTDVIEKYRVTEDLKIEQYEFVFEEFGIGMPSNAGEGEEFVYDDGKYHIQNMSNVFPSLNIRNGKTVSEHRLIWGDQGDKMVWFNEYFDSGAWFTVKVERLTAWECVKGVEIRE, from the coding sequence GTGATCCCTTTGCGTGTATTTTCTCGAAAACTGTTACGGCTCGCTGTCCCCATTATGTTGGTTGCGCTATGTGGTATTGTATGGTTTCTCCCTTTGCGCACCGCACTGGTGTTTTATAAAGAGAACACGAATCGTATCCAGGCCTTTCTGCCTGTTGAGCCTGGGGAGACCTTCCAGATTGTGTTCAAACACTCTATCCATTTAACCGATGTCATCGAAAAGTACCGGGTGACGGAGGATCTCAAGATTGAACAGTACGAATTCGTGTTTGAAGAATTTGGTATTGGCATGCCTTCTAACGCTGGAGAAGGCGAGGAGTTTGTCTACGATGACGGAAAATACCACATTCAAAATATGTCAAACGTATTCCCTTCGTTAAATATTCGGAACGGAAAAACTGTTTCCGAACACCGCCTCATATGGGGTGATCAAGGGGATAAGATGGTCTGGTTTAATGAATACTTTGATTCTGGAGCTTGGTTTACTGTCAAGGTGGAAAGGCTGACAGCATGGGAATGTGTGAAAGGGGTGGAAATACGTGAGTGA
- a CDS encoding TRAP transporter permease, with the protein MSETPDRVQLSEKEQEELLKKYDAEARTRQLTGIAAGVVFVTLIAFSLFQIYTGAFGQFTAYIQRTVHLGFALSLIFFLFPARRKTKKESVPWYDYILILLSIVVCGYWPVFYESLVQQVGGVSQTQMIIGLLAVLLVLEAARRAVGLPIVVIASLFGIYALFGPNMPGMLAHRGLSLEQFVHAMFFTTEGILGTPLQVSSTYIFLFLLFGAFLVQTGVGNYFNDLAVSLAGRRIGGPAKVAIFSSALNGTISGSSVANTVTTGSYTIPMMKKLGYRPNFAGAVEAASSTGGQIMPPIMGAAAFLMIEFAGVGYWEIAKAATIPAILYFSGIWIMTHFEAKRLGLLGLSKDQIPDKAVVLKKIHLLLPIVAIVFFLFQGFSIERTALYGIAITIVVSVFRKDTRITPKKFIQALTSGARTALGVAAATACAGIIVGVVTKTGLGLKLGNSLVSLAGAIASSADVQLMLTLVFTMITSIILGMGSPTTANYIITSTIALPAIVALNTELEVAIPILAAHMFVFYFGIVADITPPVALAAFAATGISGGEPIRTGVNASKLAIAAFIIPYMFVLHPQLLMIDTTPLEIGRALLTAMLGMIAIGAAMIGYWYRELNWPFRTIAVVTGLLLIYPEGYTDLIGLGIFVLFVAYQITLNRRAPAQKGQQQAGA; encoded by the coding sequence GTGAGTGAAACACCAGATCGAGTTCAATTGTCTGAAAAGGAACAGGAAGAACTGCTTAAAAAGTACGATGCCGAAGCGAGAACTCGCCAGTTAACAGGAATTGCAGCAGGGGTCGTCTTCGTAACTCTCATCGCCTTTTCCCTGTTTCAAATATACACGGGAGCATTTGGTCAATTTACGGCGTACATTCAACGAACCGTTCACTTAGGATTTGCGTTGTCGCTCATTTTCTTTTTGTTTCCTGCCCGGCGCAAAACGAAGAAGGAAAGTGTACCGTGGTATGACTACATATTGATTTTATTGTCTATCGTGGTTTGTGGCTACTGGCCGGTCTTTTATGAGAGCCTCGTTCAACAAGTCGGCGGTGTCAGCCAGACGCAGATGATCATCGGGTTATTGGCCGTCTTACTGGTGTTAGAGGCGGCGCGGCGGGCTGTCGGGCTCCCGATCGTCGTCATTGCGAGTCTGTTTGGCATCTACGCCCTTTTTGGTCCGAACATGCCGGGCATGTTGGCCCACCGGGGCTTAAGTTTAGAGCAATTTGTTCACGCCATGTTCTTTACGACAGAAGGCATCCTCGGCACGCCATTACAGGTTTCTTCGACGTATATTTTCTTGTTTTTGCTGTTCGGCGCCTTTTTGGTCCAAACGGGTGTTGGAAATTATTTCAACGATTTAGCGGTATCCCTTGCCGGACGACGTATTGGCGGCCCGGCGAAGGTGGCCATTTTTTCCAGTGCTCTGAACGGAACAATTTCCGGAAGTTCCGTTGCCAATACGGTCACAACCGGATCTTACACGATCCCAATGATGAAGAAATTAGGATACCGGCCGAACTTTGCCGGTGCTGTAGAAGCGGCATCTTCTACAGGTGGTCAAATTATGCCGCCGATCATGGGAGCTGCCGCGTTTCTCATGATTGAATTCGCCGGTGTCGGATATTGGGAAATTGCGAAAGCGGCCACCATTCCCGCTATTTTGTATTTCTCCGGCATCTGGATTATGACCCATTTTGAGGCGAAGCGTTTAGGATTACTTGGGCTGTCAAAAGACCAGATTCCGGACAAAGCCGTCGTTCTTAAAAAAATACACCTTCTGTTGCCAATTGTGGCCATCGTCTTCTTCTTGTTCCAAGGTTTCAGTATTGAAAGGACAGCATTGTACGGCATCGCCATCACGATTGTCGTAAGTGTGTTCAGGAAAGATACGAGGATAACGCCCAAAAAATTCATTCAAGCTTTAACAAGCGGTGCCCGTACCGCGTTAGGTGTAGCCGCAGCTACCGCATGTGCCGGCATCATCGTCGGTGTTGTTACCAAAACAGGCCTGGGGTTAAAATTGGGCAATAGTCTCGTAAGCTTGGCAGGAGCCATTGCTTCCTCGGCAGATGTGCAATTGATGTTGACACTTGTCTTTACGATGATCACATCCATTATATTAGGAATGGGATCGCCCACAACCGCAAACTACATCATTACGTCAACGATCGCCTTACCCGCCATTGTCGCGTTAAATACAGAACTGGAAGTGGCGATTCCAATCCTGGCGGCCCACATGTTTGTGTTCTACTTTGGAATTGTGGCCGACATCACTCCGCCAGTTGCACTGGCTGCCTTTGCAGCGACGGGAATCTCTGGCGGCGAACCGATCCGTACCGGTGTCAATGCCTCCAAACTGGCCATTGCCGCCTTTATCATTCCATACATGTTCGTCTTACATCCCCAGCTGTTGATGATTGATACAACTCCTTTAGAAATCGGTAGGGCTTTGTTGACGGCCATGTTAGGGATGATCGCCATCGGAGCGGCTATGATCGGTTACTGGTATCGGGAGCTGAATTGGCCTTTTCGGACGATTGCGGTCGTAACCGGATTGTTGTTAATTTATCCGGAAGGTTATACTGACTTGATTGGCTTAGGAATTTTTGTCCTGTTCGTTGCGTATCAGATCACATTGAATCGCCGCGCACCTGCTCAGAAGGGTCAACAGCAGGCAGGAGCATAA
- the ytvI gene encoding sporulation integral membrane protein YtvI, with amino-acid sequence MTLLPISGKKIVLLLLAVAACIVLYIYFPMFVPFILAYLTALLLEPLVKAAQKYLKLPKRLPAVTIVFTLFLAFTALVLYFAVTKLVRETVNFVNQLPFYITEIRLLMDRVILDFYDRISDIPESDLLVAELERQSQILVDKAQSLIEQILPTVTSFVQDVSNFVVVALIYLIALFLVSLDLPNIKSKFYHVFKEETGQKIRYVFSQIGRVFTGFFKAQFLLSLVVFALSYIWLKLAGSPHALIMSVLIWLIDLIPVIGSIVVLAPWALYTFIVGDTAFGIQLLLLTATIIVFRRVSEPKVMGHHIGLSPLATLMSLYFGLYVFGVVGLIVGPLIAIAIRAAVEAEIIKLNVKL; translated from the coding sequence ATGACGTTGCTTCCGATCTCCGGGAAAAAGATCGTTTTGTTATTGCTTGCTGTCGCGGCTTGCATCGTTTTGTACATTTACTTTCCTATGTTCGTGCCCTTTATTCTGGCTTATCTCACGGCGTTGTTGCTGGAACCCCTCGTCAAAGCGGCGCAAAAATACTTGAAACTGCCGAAACGGTTACCGGCCGTCACGATCGTGTTTACGCTGTTTCTGGCATTTACCGCCCTCGTGCTTTACTTTGCTGTCACCAAACTCGTCCGAGAGACGGTGAACTTTGTCAACCAGCTCCCGTTTTACATTACAGAGATTCGCCTGTTGATGGACCGAGTGATTCTCGATTTTTACGACCGGATCTCAGACATCCCCGAGAGTGACTTACTGGTCGCCGAGCTGGAAAGGCAGAGCCAGATCCTCGTGGACAAAGCTCAATCTCTCATCGAACAAATTTTGCCAACTGTGACGTCTTTTGTTCAGGACGTATCGAACTTTGTCGTCGTGGCGTTAATCTACCTCATTGCCCTTTTTCTGGTCAGTTTGGATCTGCCGAACATCAAGTCAAAATTTTATCACGTGTTCAAAGAAGAGACGGGACAAAAAATCCGCTACGTCTTCAGTCAAATTGGCAGAGTGTTTACCGGTTTTTTTAAAGCTCAGTTTTTGTTGAGTTTGGTCGTCTTCGCCCTTTCTTACATATGGTTGAAGTTAGCAGGATCGCCGCACGCGCTCATTATGTCAGTGTTGATTTGGCTCATTGACCTCATTCCGGTTATTGGCTCGATTGTCGTGTTGGCGCCGTGGGCCCTGTACACATTCATCGTCGGGGACACGGCTTTTGGCATCCAGCTGTTGTTGCTTACCGCCACAATTATTGTGTTCCGACGGGTGTCGGAGCCTAAAGTGATGGGGCACCACATCGGACTGTCCCCGTTGGCGACATTGATGTCGCTCTACTTCGGCTTGTACGTGTTTGGGGTCGTCGGCTTAATTGTCGGGCCGCTCATTGCCATTGCCATCCGGGCCGCCGTGGAAGCCGAAATCATCAAACTGAATGTCAAACTGTAA
- a CDS encoding cation:proton antiporter regulatory subunit, protein MDIRESDLPGIGRKFEILTHNEDKVVIVVHDDGRREIYHFDEDDPDESISSVTFNDSESRQVAAILGGMIYKPKALESVEFAFDDLVFEWFKVEKYAPAVNKTIGEIDFRNQYGVTVIAIVKKNLKKLLNPGTEAVIEAGDTVVICGERRELKAVIKQLLSNKED, encoded by the coding sequence TTGGACATAAGGGAAAGCGACCTTCCAGGCATTGGACGAAAATTTGAGATATTGACCCACAACGAGGACAAAGTGGTCATTGTCGTTCACGACGACGGGAGAAGGGAAATTTACCATTTTGATGAAGATGATCCTGACGAAAGTATTTCGAGTGTCACGTTCAACGATTCCGAATCACGGCAAGTGGCGGCTATCCTTGGAGGTATGATTTACAAGCCAAAAGCTCTTGAATCCGTTGAGTTTGCTTTTGACGATTTAGTGTTCGAATGGTTTAAAGTGGAGAAATATGCACCGGCAGTCAATAAAACGATTGGTGAAATAGATTTTCGAAATCAATACGGGGTGACGGTAATTGCCATTGTCAAAAAGAACCTCAAAAAGTTGCTCAACCCAGGTACAGAAGCCGTCATCGAAGCTGGGGATACGGTTGTCATATGCGGTGAGAGAAGAGAATTAAAAGCCGTCATCAAGCAGTTGTTATCCAATAAAGAGGATTGA
- a CDS encoding cation:proton antiporter, whose translation MEQMVFEVGVALVLVAIASVIAGKLKFSIIPFLILVGMLVGPHAPTIGIIDLTFVESAEIISFLGQIGVLFLLFYLGLEFSVNKLVQSGPSIIFGGTVYVVLNFVFGLAYGFVMGLPLYETLIIAGMLSVSSTAIVAKVLVDLRRTGNPETELILGMILFDDIFLAVFLSVMSGLLLGGATSAGGTVLSVLMSIGYMLVFFVIARKGTPVLNKLLNITSDEIFIIVVFAALFFVAGFSETLYVAQAIGALLFGLALSETEQSKRIERLVTPFRDFFGALFFFSFGLTIDPLSLGGAVWMALGAVALTILANVVAGMIAGRKAGYSHKASSNIGLTIMARGEFTIIVANLGISAGLASIIKPFSALYVLILAILGPLCAKESKRIYRVLNKVFKWSEKQEKGKRTEQ comes from the coding sequence ATGGAGCAAATGGTTTTTGAGGTCGGAGTCGCGCTCGTTTTAGTGGCGATTGCATCTGTCATCGCCGGGAAATTGAAATTCTCGATCATTCCCTTTCTCATTTTAGTCGGCATGTTGGTTGGCCCGCATGCCCCAACCATTGGGATCATTGACTTGACATTTGTAGAGAGTGCTGAGATTATTAGTTTTCTCGGGCAAATCGGGGTTCTGTTCTTGCTGTTCTACCTTGGGCTGGAATTTTCAGTAAACAAACTGGTTCAATCGGGTCCCTCCATTATTTTTGGCGGGACTGTTTACGTCGTACTGAATTTTGTGTTTGGTTTAGCATACGGGTTTGTGATGGGCCTTCCGTTATATGAAACGCTGATCATTGCCGGAATGTTGTCTGTATCCTCTACGGCCATCGTAGCGAAAGTACTAGTCGATCTTAGGCGTACCGGTAATCCGGAAACAGAATTAATCTTGGGCATGATCTTGTTTGACGATATATTCCTGGCTGTCTTCCTGTCCGTCATGTCTGGATTGCTTCTCGGCGGGGCGACTTCGGCGGGAGGAACCGTCCTTTCCGTCCTCATGTCTATCGGATACATGTTGGTGTTTTTCGTCATCGCGCGAAAAGGGACCCCTGTTTTGAACAAGCTCCTCAATATAACGTCCGATGAAATATTTATAATTGTAGTGTTTGCCGCCTTGTTTTTCGTCGCGGGTTTTTCAGAGACGCTGTATGTGGCGCAGGCGATTGGCGCGTTGCTGTTCGGGCTCGCTTTGTCTGAGACAGAACAGAGTAAGCGGATAGAAAGACTAGTCACACCGTTCCGGGACTTTTTCGGAGCGCTGTTCTTCTTTAGTTTTGGATTGACGATTGACCCTCTATCGCTCGGTGGAGCCGTCTGGATGGCGTTGGGAGCAGTCGCATTGACGATTTTAGCCAATGTCGTGGCGGGTATGATTGCCGGGAGAAAAGCAGGGTACTCACATAAAGCGTCGTCCAATATCGGCTTGACGATTATGGCTCGCGGGGAATTCACCATTATTGTGGCGAACTTGGGCATATCGGCTGGCCTGGCATCAATCATAAAGCCGTTTTCTGCCCTTTACGTCCTCATCTTAGCGATTTTAGGGCCGTTGTGTGCTAAAGAATCGAAGCGGATTTACCGTGTGTTGAACAAGGTCTTTAAGTGGAGCGAGAAGCAGGAGAAGGGGAAACGGACCGAACAGTAA